The Candidatus Delongbacteria bacterium sequence GTTATGTTTCCTCCGCAAACTGCGGAAACAGTGGTTATGCTTGTTAATGAATCTGTCGAAACAACAGGAGACAAAATATACCCCAGTCCGCTCAGACCGTTCTGATAATGCCGGAGAATGTCAGACCCCGAAAGTGCATTATCCCAGATCGCGACTTCATCGATACTTCCTGTAAAGCTGTGATTAGCGAATTCAGGTTTTCCGATGTAAATGTTCCCGTCAGTCTGCGTAATTGATCCACCGGTGGGTTCATAACTGTTTTTTTCTGCCCCGTTCACGTATATCTTTACGACAGATCCGTCATAAGTAAATGCCATATGATGCCATTCGTTCATCGAAACTGCCTCAGGAGACGCAGTTGACCACTGTGAAGATATTGTACCGGGGTTTGCAGTGTTTTCATTAAACCATAAGGACCATGTTGTCCACGGTGAACTCCATCCGGTTTCGTAATAATTTTTTGTCACCATCGAAGTGTAATAACCGTATCCGGTGGAATTCACCCAGGCTTCTACTGTAATATTTTCAGTATTGAAGGAAGGTATTTTTATAAAACTTGATCCGATACTGAAATTCACCGCATTGCCGACCTTGCCTGCCGGAAAAGTTACTCCGTCCCCGACTACAGTACCGTTATGATTACCGGTAAAATCGTTGGCATTGCTGTCGTCAAAAGTCCAGTAACCAACGAGTCCGCTACTTTTTAAACCTGAATTGCAAAACATCAATGACATAATTGTTAAGATCAAAACAAGCCATAACTTTTTCATTTTCCTCACCTCTATAAGGTTAATTTGTTAACAATACTTATAAAAATATAACACTAAATATAATACATAAAAAACAAAAGTATATAAATATTTCGTGATTTACAAAAATAAAAAAGCCCGATAAAATACCGGGCTATGTAAAACATTAATAGAATTAATTTTAGAATTTATAAGCTAAACCAATTCCAAGGACTTCTTTGTATTGAACTTCCACACCCGGAGTATTAACCATACTGAAAGAAATGTTTGCACTTAAATATTCATTAACTTTCATAGATAATAAATTATCCCAAGTCATAAATAGATTCTGAGGATCTTTGTCATAATTTGAGAATGCTTCAAGTTTAGATTCAAAACCAATGTTCTTGTAAAGTTCCTGATTGTATTTTACTCGTAAATAACCACCAATTTGTGATTCAACATTATCCCTAGCTGGTTCCAATTCATTATCAGCATTTAATACTTCGGGAATCATTTTATCGTTCATCATCATATCAGCTCTATAAGTAATAGGTGAAATAAATGCAGTCAGGTTATCGTTTGGCTTATAATCCATACCAATTGCAAATAGCATAGTTCCTGGTGATAAGAATTCAGACGTAACATTACTATCTGGATCGTTTAAATAGTATGTTGGTGTCATTTGTGTTTTGAAGTTAAATAATGCTGCATAATACCAATCTTTTAGAGCTTTTCTTCCATATTTAGAAGTAAGGTCTATCTTATCTTCAGATTTTACTGGATTTTCATTATCTTGTTGTAAAAAACCATAACCTAGATCAAGGTTATTATCCCAAATATTCTCTCCATCAGAGTAATTTGCAAAAATACTTACAAGAGAAGTGAGTGTCATTGTATTTGCGGGATTTCCTACCCATTGCGTTGAATAAGCTGCCTGAGAAAAGTTAACAGACACAACTCCACCGGTTTTCCAACCTGTATGCTCTGCTGCCAGTTCTTTTTTTAAAGTTCCTTCTGCTTCTGTTGTCTGTGCAAATACTGTGAATATCGTAGTGATCATTAATAATGTAAAGAGTTTCTTCATTTTTTCGTTTTCCTTTTTTGTTTTAAGATATGGGCGTTATGAATAACGCCCCTACATTGTCAATTGTAAATTATTTATCAAGATGGACGTCCATTTGTGGGAAAGGTATATTAAGATCATAATCTTTAAATCTCTTATAAACTTTCTCATTCATGTCAAAGAACACACCCCAGTAATCTGCTGCATTCACCCATGCTCTAACTGCAAAATTCACTGAGCTGTCACCGAGTTCAACAAGACCGATAAAATGTTCTGGATCTTTTAATATTCTTTCATCTTCAGCTATAAATTCGTTTATTGCTTTCTTAAAATTCTCCATATCATCACCGTAAGCGATACCAAACTTCCAGTCAACTCTTCTCTGAGGTTCTTTTGAAAAATTTGTTAATGACCCTGTTGAAAGAGGTCCGTTAGGAATTATTATTACCTTATTATCTACAGTATTCAATTTTGTTGTAAAAATAGTTATCGCCTTAACAGTTCCCATATATCCCTGCGCTTCAATAAAATCACCGACATTGAAAGGTCTGAAAATAAGGATTACAACACCTCCGGCAAAATTCTGTAAAGTTCCGGATAAAGCCATACCTACTGCCAGTCCTGCAGCACCGATAATAGCTATGAATGAAGTCATTTGAATTCCCACCATTCCCATTACACTGATAAGAACCAGAGCTTTTAGCAATGTAGATGTAAGACTTTTTAGAAATGGTACCAGTGAAGGATCTACATTCTTTTTTTCAAGCATTTTACCGAAACCTTTTGTGATCATCTTTACTACCCAAAGACCGATGATAAGAACAACTATAGCTCCTATTAATTTGGGACCCCACACTACAAGCAATTCAATGAGCTTGTCTAAATACTTGTCCATATTTTCCATTTTTTTCTCCTATAGTTATATGTTAATTGTAATCAGTACAAATTTGTAATCGTGCAACAAAAAATAAGGATTAATGCCATAATTAACAATTTGAATACATTACTGTGAAAATATTTTTTTATCAAGCATATCTCTGTGTTTACGAGTATCTTTTTTTAAATTTTCCAAAATTTGTTCAACTAATGGTGCATCTAATGAAAACTTTTCAAAAAATTCTTTTTCCAACATTGATTCTTCTATGCTAAAAGCAATTTCAAGTGCATCTTCTTCACTAATGTCTTTTTCAGGTATATCTTTAATAGTTTCTTTTAGGTCAACTAAAGAATTAATAATATTGTCCTGATATTCATCTTCATTTTCGTAAATGATAGTACCTTCGATCATTTTCAAAATAATTTGTTTAACCCATGCTTCATGTTTCTTTTCTTCTTTAGCCATAAAACTCCATAATTCTTCATCTGGAAATTTATTTGAAAAAATCTTATATAGTCTTGACAAAAGTTGTTCATATTCTGCGTGTAATCCTAAAATTGCAGTTTTTTCATATACGAGCTTTTGTTGTTTATCAATATCTATCTTATCAATCTTAAAGCTTTCATACTCAATTTTCAGCATTTCTCTATGAAGTTCCGTCTCACTTTTAAGATTGTCAAAAACTGTTTGAATACCGGAAGAATCACTCCAAAAAGAATCAAGAAATTTTTTCTCTATCATTCCTTCTTCAAATTTAATTGCATATTCAAAAGCTTGTAATTCAGAGATATTTCCTCTTTCACAACTATCTCTTATTGAGTCAAGATGGGTAATTGAAGAAGAAATATTTTCTTCTGTAAAACCTCTAGGTTCAAATACAACCGAATCATCAATTACATTATCCATAATTGATAATATCCATTCCGAATGTTTTATTTCTTCAGAAATTAAAAACTTCCATATCTCCTGTGGGAATTTATCTGAGAAAGCTTTATATAAATTTGAAAGTGCTTGTTCGTGATAAGATAATAACGTTAAAATATCAATCTTGTTTTGCATATATACTCCAA is a genomic window containing:
- a CDS encoding LamG domain-containing protein, coding for MKKLWLVLILTIMSLMFCNSGLKSSGLVGYWTFDDSNANDFTGNHNGTVVGDGVTFPAGKVGNAVNFSIGSSFIKIPSFNTENITVEAWVNSTGYGYYTSMVTKNYYETGWSSPWTTWSLWFNENTANPGTISSQWSTASPEAVSMNEWHHMAFTYDGSVVKIYVNGAEKNSYEPTGGSITQTDGNIYIGKPEFANHSFTGSIDEVAIWDNALSGSDILRHYQNGLSGLGYILSPVVSTDSLTSITTVSAVCGGNIT
- a CDS encoding DUF3078 domain-containing protein, whose product is MKKLFTLLMITTIFTVFAQTTEAEGTLKKELAAEHTGWKTGGVVSVNFSQAAYSTQWVGNPANTMTLTSLVSIFANYSDGENIWDNNLDLGYGFLQQDNENPVKSEDKIDLTSKYGRKALKDWYYAALFNFKTQMTPTYYLNDPDSNVTSEFLSPGTMLFAIGMDYKPNDNLTAFISPITYRADMMMNDKMIPEVLNADNELEPARDNVESQIGGYLRVKYNQELYKNIGFESKLEAFSNYDKDPQNLFMTWDNLLSMKVNEYLSANISFSMVNTPGVEVQYKEVLGIGLAYKF
- a CDS encoding mechanosensitive ion channel; protein product: MENMDKYLDKLIELLVVWGPKLIGAIVVLIIGLWVVKMITKGFGKMLEKKNVDPSLVPFLKSLTSTLLKALVLISVMGMVGIQMTSFIAIIGAAGLAVGMALSGTLQNFAGGVVILIFRPFNVGDFIEAQGYMGTVKAITIFTTKLNTVDNKVIIIPNGPLSTGSLTNFSKEPQRRVDWKFGIAYGDDMENFKKAINEFIAEDERILKDPEHFIGLVELGDSSVNFAVRAWVNAADYWGVFFDMNEKVYKRFKDYDLNIPFPQMDVHLDK